A single Larimichthys crocea isolate SSNF chromosome VIII, L_crocea_2.0, whole genome shotgun sequence DNA region contains:
- the caprin1a gene encoding caprin-1a isoform X3, with protein MAKDSSAENWSSGRMPSAMVGNSAVQSATPDLGNGNHCEAMKQVLGVVDKKVRNMEKKKSKLDDYQAKKDKGERLNQDQLDALSKYQEIINNLEFARDLQKSFLALGQEVQKAVKKSARREQLQREEMEQRRLKTVLELQFLLDQLGDDSVRQELKRPDATGSSLLTDADLTSLDEFYKLVGPDRNYDVRLTDQYEEPSLHLWDLLEGRDKAVAGTTYKSLKDILDKVLLSGYFDRAQTHQNGTCEEEEEQEEQTVVAESTAGKQPSEPEGTATEKYTEPVKVETTEFINRQFIPETSYSSTDKDQVEEWTVEAQMVNSLQHQPPVQLATDPNVTVNHASPTPTNDPVVRKQAVQDLMAQMQGTYNFMQDSMLEFDGQALDPAIVSAQPMKPVQTVDLQQMGCPSTLSESRLPQTSVVPGPPESSQVFNLNAPVPPATDGQADPLKQPSQFPGGYGPGFSSQSESAVEQPDIPQETLQSVVGGFQPQDQVMPTAGGHEESSPGAGFGQSGQSFYNSRGVPRGGPRNARGMMNGYRGSSNGFRGGYEGYRPPFSNAPSSGYGQTQFNTSRDYSNNTYQREGYQQNYKRGAGQGPRGLSRGNAQAMRS; from the exons ATGGCAAAAGACTCATCTGCAGAAAATTGGAGTAGTGGGAGA ATGCCTTCAGCGATGGTTGGCAACAGTGCTGTCCAGTCTGCCACTCCAGACCTGGGAAATGGAAATCATTGTGAGGCCATGAAGCAGGTTCTTGGTGTCGTTGACAAGAAGGTTCGCaacatggaaaagaaaaag TCCAAACTGGATGACTACCAAGCAAAGAAGGATAAGGGGGAAAGACTAAATCAGGATCAGCTG GATGCGTTGTCAAAGTACCAAGAGATCATCAACAACCTTGAGTTTGCTCGAGATTTGCAAAAGAGCTTCCTGGCATTGGGCCAAGAG gttcaaAAGGCAGTGAAGAAATCTGCAAGACGGGAACAGCTGCAGCGGGAGGAGATGGAACAACGGCGGCTGAAGACGGTTTTGGAGCTTCAGTTTTTACTGGACCAGTTAGGCGATGACAGCGTGAGGCAGGAGCTTAAACGACCTGACGCCACTGGTTCTTCTTTGCTCACTGATGCTGACCTCACATCTCTTGATGAGTTTTACAAACTGGTGGGACCTGACAGGAACTATGATGTCAG GTTGACTGACCAATATGAAGAACCCTCACTACACTTGTGGGACCTGCTTGAGGGCCGAGACAAGGCTGTGGCAGGAACCACAT ACAAGTCACTGAAGGACATTCTGGACAAAGTGCTGCTGAGTGGTTACTTCGATAGAGCACAAACCCATCAAAATGGGACGtgcgaggaagaggaggaacaaGAGGAGCAGACGGTGGTGGCTGAGTCTACGGCTGGGAAGCAGCCATCAGAACCTG aaGGAACAGCTACTGAAAAATACACAGAGCCAGTTAAAGTGGAAACCACAGAG TTCATAAACAGACAGTTCATTCCAGAAACATCGTACAGCAGTACAGATAAAGACCAAGTGGAGGAGTGGACAGTGGAGGCTCAG ATGGTGAATTCCCTCCAGCACCAGCCCCCTGTCCAGCTGGCTACAGATCCAAATGTTACTGTGAACCATGCCTCTCCCACCCCGACCAATGACCCAGTGGTCAGGAAGCAGGCGGTGCAAGACCTCATGGCCCAGATGCAAGGGACGTACAACTTCATGCAG GACTCCATGTTGGAGTTTGATGGCCAGGCTCTGGACCCAGCTATCGTGTCTGCCCAGCCCATGAAGCCTGTGCAGACTGTGGACCTGCAGCAGATGGGCTGCCCCTCAA CCCTCTCAGAGTCCAGACTTCCTCAAACAAGTGTAGTGCCTGGACCACCAGAATCATCACAA GTATTTAATTTGAACGCACCTGTACCTCCAGCGACTGACGGCCAAGCAGATCCTCTGAAGCAGCCCAGCCAGTTCCCTGGTGGCTATGGACCGGGGTTTAGCAGCCAGTCAGAGAGTGCTGTCGAACAGCCTGACATCCCACAGGAGACATTACAGTCAG TTGTCGGTGGGTTCCAGCCACAAGACCAAGTCATGCCGACGGCCGGAGGCCATGAAGAATCCTCTCCAGGCGCAGGGTTTGGACAGTCGGGACAGTCGTTTTACAACAGCAGGGGTGTGCCCAGAGGTGGACCCAGGAACGCCCGTGGCATGATGAACGGTTACCGGGGTTCCTCCAATGGATTTAGAG GTGGATATGAAGGCTATCGACCCCCTTTCTCAAATGCTCCCAGCAGTGGTTATGGTCAAACCCAATTTAACACATCCCGGGACTATTCCAATAACACCTACCAGCGG GAGGGATATCAGCAAAACTACAAGCGGGGAGCTGGCCAAGGACCTCGAGGTTTGTCCCGAGGAAACGCTCAAGCAATGCGATCATAA
- the caprin1a gene encoding caprin-1a isoform X1, with product MAKDSSAENWSSGRMPSAMVGNSAVQSATPDLGNGNHCEAMKQVLGVVDKKVRNMEKKKSKLDDYQAKKDKGERLNQDQLDALSKYQEIINNLEFARDLQKSFLALGQEVQKAVKKSARREQLQREEMEQRRLKTVLELQFLLDQLGDDSVRQELKRPDATGSSLLTDADLTSLDEFYKLVGPDRNYDVRLTDQYEEPSLHLWDLLEGRDKAVAGTTYKSLKDILDKVLLSGYFDRAQTHQNGTCEEEEEQEEQTVVAESTAGKQPSEPEGTATEKYTEPVKVETTEFINRQFIPETSYSSTDKDQVEEWTVEAQMVNSLQHQPPVQLATDPNVTVNHASPTPTNDPVVRKQAVQDLMAQMQGTYNFMQDSMLEFDGQALDPAIVSAQPMKPVQTVDLQQMGCPSTLSESRLPQTSVVPGPPESSQGSMSLSSEQSPAPCSLSSAFPPVSKPSHTGGINVNAAPFQSVQAVFNLNAPVPPATDGQADPLKQPSQFPGGYGPGFSSQSESAVEQPDIPQETLQSVVGGFQPQDQVMPTAGGHEESSPGAGFGQSGQSFYNSRGVPRGGPRNARGMMNGYRGSSNGFRGGYEGYRPPFSNAPSSGYGQTQFNTSRDYSNNTYQREGYQQNYKRGAGQGPRGLSRGNAQAMRS from the exons ATGGCAAAAGACTCATCTGCAGAAAATTGGAGTAGTGGGAGA ATGCCTTCAGCGATGGTTGGCAACAGTGCTGTCCAGTCTGCCACTCCAGACCTGGGAAATGGAAATCATTGTGAGGCCATGAAGCAGGTTCTTGGTGTCGTTGACAAGAAGGTTCGCaacatggaaaagaaaaag TCCAAACTGGATGACTACCAAGCAAAGAAGGATAAGGGGGAAAGACTAAATCAGGATCAGCTG GATGCGTTGTCAAAGTACCAAGAGATCATCAACAACCTTGAGTTTGCTCGAGATTTGCAAAAGAGCTTCCTGGCATTGGGCCAAGAG gttcaaAAGGCAGTGAAGAAATCTGCAAGACGGGAACAGCTGCAGCGGGAGGAGATGGAACAACGGCGGCTGAAGACGGTTTTGGAGCTTCAGTTTTTACTGGACCAGTTAGGCGATGACAGCGTGAGGCAGGAGCTTAAACGACCTGACGCCACTGGTTCTTCTTTGCTCACTGATGCTGACCTCACATCTCTTGATGAGTTTTACAAACTGGTGGGACCTGACAGGAACTATGATGTCAG GTTGACTGACCAATATGAAGAACCCTCACTACACTTGTGGGACCTGCTTGAGGGCCGAGACAAGGCTGTGGCAGGAACCACAT ACAAGTCACTGAAGGACATTCTGGACAAAGTGCTGCTGAGTGGTTACTTCGATAGAGCACAAACCCATCAAAATGGGACGtgcgaggaagaggaggaacaaGAGGAGCAGACGGTGGTGGCTGAGTCTACGGCTGGGAAGCAGCCATCAGAACCTG aaGGAACAGCTACTGAAAAATACACAGAGCCAGTTAAAGTGGAAACCACAGAG TTCATAAACAGACAGTTCATTCCAGAAACATCGTACAGCAGTACAGATAAAGACCAAGTGGAGGAGTGGACAGTGGAGGCTCAG ATGGTGAATTCCCTCCAGCACCAGCCCCCTGTCCAGCTGGCTACAGATCCAAATGTTACTGTGAACCATGCCTCTCCCACCCCGACCAATGACCCAGTGGTCAGGAAGCAGGCGGTGCAAGACCTCATGGCCCAGATGCAAGGGACGTACAACTTCATGCAG GACTCCATGTTGGAGTTTGATGGCCAGGCTCTGGACCCAGCTATCGTGTCTGCCCAGCCCATGAAGCCTGTGCAGACTGTGGACCTGCAGCAGATGGGCTGCCCCTCAA CCCTCTCAGAGTCCAGACTTCCTCAAACAAGTGTAGTGCCTGGACCACCAGAATCATCACAA GGCTCGATGTCTTTGTCATCTGAGCAGTCCCCCGCCCCATGTTCTCTGTCCTCTGCCTTCCCACCTGTCTCCAAACCCTCCCACACTGGAGGCATCAATGTCAACGCAGCACCCTTCCAGTCAGTGCAAGCG GTATTTAATTTGAACGCACCTGTACCTCCAGCGACTGACGGCCAAGCAGATCCTCTGAAGCAGCCCAGCCAGTTCCCTGGTGGCTATGGACCGGGGTTTAGCAGCCAGTCAGAGAGTGCTGTCGAACAGCCTGACATCCCACAGGAGACATTACAGTCAG TTGTCGGTGGGTTCCAGCCACAAGACCAAGTCATGCCGACGGCCGGAGGCCATGAAGAATCCTCTCCAGGCGCAGGGTTTGGACAGTCGGGACAGTCGTTTTACAACAGCAGGGGTGTGCCCAGAGGTGGACCCAGGAACGCCCGTGGCATGATGAACGGTTACCGGGGTTCCTCCAATGGATTTAGAG GTGGATATGAAGGCTATCGACCCCCTTTCTCAAATGCTCCCAGCAGTGGTTATGGTCAAACCCAATTTAACACATCCCGGGACTATTCCAATAACACCTACCAGCGG GAGGGATATCAGCAAAACTACAAGCGGGGAGCTGGCCAAGGACCTCGAGGTTTGTCCCGAGGAAACGCTCAAGCAATGCGATCATAA
- the caprin1a gene encoding caprin-1a isoform X2 — translation MPSAMVGNSAVQSATPDLGNGNHCEAMKQVLGVVDKKVRNMEKKKSKLDDYQAKKDKGERLNQDQLDALSKYQEIINNLEFARDLQKSFLALGQEVQKAVKKSARREQLQREEMEQRRLKTVLELQFLLDQLGDDSVRQELKRPDATGSSLLTDADLTSLDEFYKLVGPDRNYDVRLTDQYEEPSLHLWDLLEGRDKAVAGTTYKSLKDILDKVLLSGYFDRAQTHQNGTCEEEEEQEEQTVVAESTAGKQPSEPEGTATEKYTEPVKVETTEFINRQFIPETSYSSTDKDQVEEWTVEAQMVNSLQHQPPVQLATDPNVTVNHASPTPTNDPVVRKQAVQDLMAQMQGTYNFMQDSMLEFDGQALDPAIVSAQPMKPVQTVDLQQMGCPSTLSESRLPQTSVVPGPPESSQGSMSLSSEQSPAPCSLSSAFPPVSKPSHTGGINVNAAPFQSVQAVFNLNAPVPPATDGQADPLKQPSQFPGGYGPGFSSQSESAVEQPDIPQETLQSVVGGFQPQDQVMPTAGGHEESSPGAGFGQSGQSFYNSRGVPRGGPRNARGMMNGYRGSSNGFRGGYEGYRPPFSNAPSSGYGQTQFNTSRDYSNNTYQREGYQQNYKRGAGQGPRGLSRGNAQAMRS, via the exons ATGCCTTCAGCGATGGTTGGCAACAGTGCTGTCCAGTCTGCCACTCCAGACCTGGGAAATGGAAATCATTGTGAGGCCATGAAGCAGGTTCTTGGTGTCGTTGACAAGAAGGTTCGCaacatggaaaagaaaaag TCCAAACTGGATGACTACCAAGCAAAGAAGGATAAGGGGGAAAGACTAAATCAGGATCAGCTG GATGCGTTGTCAAAGTACCAAGAGATCATCAACAACCTTGAGTTTGCTCGAGATTTGCAAAAGAGCTTCCTGGCATTGGGCCAAGAG gttcaaAAGGCAGTGAAGAAATCTGCAAGACGGGAACAGCTGCAGCGGGAGGAGATGGAACAACGGCGGCTGAAGACGGTTTTGGAGCTTCAGTTTTTACTGGACCAGTTAGGCGATGACAGCGTGAGGCAGGAGCTTAAACGACCTGACGCCACTGGTTCTTCTTTGCTCACTGATGCTGACCTCACATCTCTTGATGAGTTTTACAAACTGGTGGGACCTGACAGGAACTATGATGTCAG GTTGACTGACCAATATGAAGAACCCTCACTACACTTGTGGGACCTGCTTGAGGGCCGAGACAAGGCTGTGGCAGGAACCACAT ACAAGTCACTGAAGGACATTCTGGACAAAGTGCTGCTGAGTGGTTACTTCGATAGAGCACAAACCCATCAAAATGGGACGtgcgaggaagaggaggaacaaGAGGAGCAGACGGTGGTGGCTGAGTCTACGGCTGGGAAGCAGCCATCAGAACCTG aaGGAACAGCTACTGAAAAATACACAGAGCCAGTTAAAGTGGAAACCACAGAG TTCATAAACAGACAGTTCATTCCAGAAACATCGTACAGCAGTACAGATAAAGACCAAGTGGAGGAGTGGACAGTGGAGGCTCAG ATGGTGAATTCCCTCCAGCACCAGCCCCCTGTCCAGCTGGCTACAGATCCAAATGTTACTGTGAACCATGCCTCTCCCACCCCGACCAATGACCCAGTGGTCAGGAAGCAGGCGGTGCAAGACCTCATGGCCCAGATGCAAGGGACGTACAACTTCATGCAG GACTCCATGTTGGAGTTTGATGGCCAGGCTCTGGACCCAGCTATCGTGTCTGCCCAGCCCATGAAGCCTGTGCAGACTGTGGACCTGCAGCAGATGGGCTGCCCCTCAA CCCTCTCAGAGTCCAGACTTCCTCAAACAAGTGTAGTGCCTGGACCACCAGAATCATCACAA GGCTCGATGTCTTTGTCATCTGAGCAGTCCCCCGCCCCATGTTCTCTGTCCTCTGCCTTCCCACCTGTCTCCAAACCCTCCCACACTGGAGGCATCAATGTCAACGCAGCACCCTTCCAGTCAGTGCAAGCG GTATTTAATTTGAACGCACCTGTACCTCCAGCGACTGACGGCCAAGCAGATCCTCTGAAGCAGCCCAGCCAGTTCCCTGGTGGCTATGGACCGGGGTTTAGCAGCCAGTCAGAGAGTGCTGTCGAACAGCCTGACATCCCACAGGAGACATTACAGTCAG TTGTCGGTGGGTTCCAGCCACAAGACCAAGTCATGCCGACGGCCGGAGGCCATGAAGAATCCTCTCCAGGCGCAGGGTTTGGACAGTCGGGACAGTCGTTTTACAACAGCAGGGGTGTGCCCAGAGGTGGACCCAGGAACGCCCGTGGCATGATGAACGGTTACCGGGGTTCCTCCAATGGATTTAGAG GTGGATATGAAGGCTATCGACCCCCTTTCTCAAATGCTCCCAGCAGTGGTTATGGTCAAACCCAATTTAACACATCCCGGGACTATTCCAATAACACCTACCAGCGG GAGGGATATCAGCAAAACTACAAGCGGGGAGCTGGCCAAGGACCTCGAGGTTTGTCCCGAGGAAACGCTCAAGCAATGCGATCATAA
- the nucb2a gene encoding nucleobindin-2a isoform X1, which produces MKTRVHNKMCWSRALISCWTLLLVQLLCLEAVPISMDKTKVKEPEKTPEEPPASVDTGLHYDRYLREVIDFLEKDQHFREKLHNTDMEDIKQGKLAKELDFVSHHVRTKLDELKRQEVNRLRTLIKAKQDLEGGNDIAVDHQALLKQFEYLNHMNPHTFEVDDLDRLIKSATKDLENYDKERHDEFKRYEMMKEHDRREHLKTLDEDERKKEEEHYEEMKKKHADHPKVNHPGSQNQLKEVWEEADGLDPEDFDPKTFFNLHDTNGDGFFDEQELEALFTKELEKIYDPTNEEDDMVEMEEERLRMREHVMNEVDSNKDRLVSLDEFLVATKKKEFLEPDSWETLEQNQAYTDEEMREFEEHLAQQEQDLNLKAFDLQKQRDELERQQEQLNAQKIELQQAVEHMERLKSQKVEPPPEVHVEGNAVPEMHAFDNQQHYEQDAQPQGHEPAHHAPQDTLQEHHEQPVEVLAQQGLPQTHQDLPPGHQEAAQGQHNLP; this is translated from the exons atgaagaCCAGGGTTCATAATAAA ATGTGTTGGAGCCGGGCCCTTATCAGCTGTTGGACACTGCTGCTGgtccagctgctgtgtttggagGCAGTGCCCATCAGTATGGACAAGACGAAAGTCAAAGAGCCGGAGAAAACACCTGAGGAGCCTCCAGCCAGTGTG gaCACTGGACTCCACTACGACCGCTACCTCAGAGAAGTCATTGATTTTCTCGAGAAAGATCAGCATTTCAGAGAAAAGCTCCACAATACAGACATGGAAGACATCAAG CAAGGTAAGCTGGCCAAAGAGCTGGACTTTGTCAGCCATCATGTCAGAACAAAACTGGATGAATTGAAGAGGCAGGAGGTAAACCGACTCCGGACTCTGATTAAGGCCAAGCAAGACCTTGAAGGAGGGAACG ATATAGCCGTGGACCACCAGGCTCTGCTGAAACAGTTTGAGTACTTGAACCATATGAACCCACATACATTTGAAGTGGATGATCTGGATCGGCTCATCAAATCG GCCACTAAAGATCTGGAAAACTATGACAAAGAGAGGCACGATGAGTTCAAGAGGTATGAAATGATGAAAGAGCACGACAGACGGgaacacctgaaaacactggacgaggatgaaaggaagaaagaggaggagcattatgaggagatgaagaagaagcatgCTGACCACCCTAAAGTCAACCACCCG GGTAGCCAGAATCAACTGAAGGAGGTGTGGGAGGAAGCTGATGGCTTGGACCCTGAAGATTTTGACCCTAAGACCTTTTTCAACTTGCACG ATACCAATGGAGATGGCTTTTTTGATGAGCAGGAACTGGAGGCATTGTTCACCAAAGAG ctgGAAAAAATTTATGACCCCACCAATGAAGAGGACGATAtggtggagatggaggaagagaggctACGTATGAGAGAGCATGTTATGAACGAG GTGGATTCTAACAAAGACAGGCTGGTCTCTTTAGATGAGTTTCTGGTTgctacaaagaaaaaagaattcTTGGAGCCAGATAGCTGGGAG ACCTTGGAGCAGAACCAGGCTTACACAGACGAGGAGATGAGGGAGTTTGAGGAGCATCTTGCTCAGCAGGAACAGGACCTCAACCTGAAAGCTTTTGACCTCCAGAAACAGAGAGACGAGCTGGAGAGGCAACAGGAGCAGCTTAATGCACAGAAGATTGAGCTGCAACAG GCTGTTGAGCATATGGAACGGTTGAAATCACAGAAAGTAGAACCCCCTCCAGAGGTTCACG TGGAAGGAAACGCTGTCCCAGAGATGCATGCGTTCGACAACCAGCAGCATTATGAGCAAGATGCCCAACCACAAGGACATGAACCTGCACACCATGCTCCTCAAGATACACTTCAGGAACACCATGAACAACCAGTTGAAGTCCTGGCCCAGCAGGGTCTCCCTCAGACACACCAGGATCTGCCACCAGGCCACCAAGAAGCAGCACAAGGCCAGCATAACCTGCCATAA
- the nucb2a gene encoding nucleobindin-2a isoform X2 has product MCWSRALISCWTLLLVQLLCLEAVPISMDKTKVKEPEKTPEEPPASVDTGLHYDRYLREVIDFLEKDQHFREKLHNTDMEDIKQGKLAKELDFVSHHVRTKLDELKRQEVNRLRTLIKAKQDLEGGNDIAVDHQALLKQFEYLNHMNPHTFEVDDLDRLIKSATKDLENYDKERHDEFKRYEMMKEHDRREHLKTLDEDERKKEEEHYEEMKKKHADHPKVNHPGSQNQLKEVWEEADGLDPEDFDPKTFFNLHDTNGDGFFDEQELEALFTKELEKIYDPTNEEDDMVEMEEERLRMREHVMNEVDSNKDRLVSLDEFLVATKKKEFLEPDSWETLEQNQAYTDEEMREFEEHLAQQEQDLNLKAFDLQKQRDELERQQEQLNAQKIELQQAVEHMERLKSQKVEPPPEVHVEGNAVPEMHAFDNQQHYEQDAQPQGHEPAHHAPQDTLQEHHEQPVEVLAQQGLPQTHQDLPPGHQEAAQGQHNLP; this is encoded by the exons ATGTGTTGGAGCCGGGCCCTTATCAGCTGTTGGACACTGCTGCTGgtccagctgctgtgtttggagGCAGTGCCCATCAGTATGGACAAGACGAAAGTCAAAGAGCCGGAGAAAACACCTGAGGAGCCTCCAGCCAGTGTG gaCACTGGACTCCACTACGACCGCTACCTCAGAGAAGTCATTGATTTTCTCGAGAAAGATCAGCATTTCAGAGAAAAGCTCCACAATACAGACATGGAAGACATCAAG CAAGGTAAGCTGGCCAAAGAGCTGGACTTTGTCAGCCATCATGTCAGAACAAAACTGGATGAATTGAAGAGGCAGGAGGTAAACCGACTCCGGACTCTGATTAAGGCCAAGCAAGACCTTGAAGGAGGGAACG ATATAGCCGTGGACCACCAGGCTCTGCTGAAACAGTTTGAGTACTTGAACCATATGAACCCACATACATTTGAAGTGGATGATCTGGATCGGCTCATCAAATCG GCCACTAAAGATCTGGAAAACTATGACAAAGAGAGGCACGATGAGTTCAAGAGGTATGAAATGATGAAAGAGCACGACAGACGGgaacacctgaaaacactggacgaggatgaaaggaagaaagaggaggagcattatgaggagatgaagaagaagcatgCTGACCACCCTAAAGTCAACCACCCG GGTAGCCAGAATCAACTGAAGGAGGTGTGGGAGGAAGCTGATGGCTTGGACCCTGAAGATTTTGACCCTAAGACCTTTTTCAACTTGCACG ATACCAATGGAGATGGCTTTTTTGATGAGCAGGAACTGGAGGCATTGTTCACCAAAGAG ctgGAAAAAATTTATGACCCCACCAATGAAGAGGACGATAtggtggagatggaggaagagaggctACGTATGAGAGAGCATGTTATGAACGAG GTGGATTCTAACAAAGACAGGCTGGTCTCTTTAGATGAGTTTCTGGTTgctacaaagaaaaaagaattcTTGGAGCCAGATAGCTGGGAG ACCTTGGAGCAGAACCAGGCTTACACAGACGAGGAGATGAGGGAGTTTGAGGAGCATCTTGCTCAGCAGGAACAGGACCTCAACCTGAAAGCTTTTGACCTCCAGAAACAGAGAGACGAGCTGGAGAGGCAACAGGAGCAGCTTAATGCACAGAAGATTGAGCTGCAACAG GCTGTTGAGCATATGGAACGGTTGAAATCACAGAAAGTAGAACCCCCTCCAGAGGTTCACG TGGAAGGAAACGCTGTCCCAGAGATGCATGCGTTCGACAACCAGCAGCATTATGAGCAAGATGCCCAACCACAAGGACATGAACCTGCACACCATGCTCCTCAAGATACACTTCAGGAACACCATGAACAACCAGTTGAAGTCCTGGCCCAGCAGGGTCTCCCTCAGACACACCAGGATCTGCCACCAGGCCACCAAGAAGCAGCACAAGGCCAGCATAACCTGCCATAA